A genomic segment from Streptomyces sp. NBC_01233 encodes:
- a CDS encoding thioesterase II family protein, translating to MKRPYGSGSDPTGWLRSYHRPPAGAPTLVVFPHAGGSATGYYSLSAALSDSAEVLNVQYPGRQDRMGERCIEDIGEMADQVVEALLPRAHRPLALFGHSLGSIVAYEVALRLERLHPDRAPIGVIVSGRPAAAIHLSRGLSRMEDEELASSIFDLAGTPPELLADKDLMAAVLPSLRADFKAAEGYRGGVGSRLACPLHAYSGAQDFNVPREGLLQWSEHTAAAFTARFFEGGHFYLQSSEHEVARAIADDLRAFAAASLVGSGR from the coding sequence ATGAAGCGACCCTACGGCTCGGGCTCCGACCCGACGGGCTGGCTGCGCAGTTACCACCGGCCGCCGGCCGGAGCCCCGACGCTGGTCGTCTTCCCGCACGCGGGCGGCTCGGCGACGGGCTACTACAGCCTGTCGGCGGCCCTGTCCGACAGCGCCGAGGTGCTCAACGTGCAGTACCCGGGCCGCCAGGACCGGATGGGCGAGCGCTGCATCGAGGACATCGGGGAGATGGCCGACCAGGTCGTCGAGGCCCTGCTCCCCCGCGCTCACCGGCCGCTCGCCCTGTTCGGGCACAGCCTGGGCTCGATCGTCGCGTACGAGGTGGCCCTGCGGCTGGAGCGCCTGCACCCGGACCGCGCACCGATCGGCGTGATCGTCTCGGGCCGGCCGGCGGCCGCCATCCACCTGAGCCGGGGCCTGTCCCGCATGGAGGACGAGGAGCTCGCCTCGTCGATCTTCGACCTGGCCGGTACACCGCCGGAGCTGTTGGCCGACAAGGACCTGATGGCGGCGGTCCTGCCCTCCCTGCGCGCCGACTTCAAGGCCGCGGAGGGCTATCGGGGCGGCGTGGGCTCCCGGCTCGCCTGCCCCCTGCACGCGTACTCCGGGGCACAGGACTTCAACGTGCCGCGCGAGGGGCTGCTGCAGTGGAGCGAGCACACGGCGGCCGCCTTCACGGCGCGCTTCTTCGAGGGCGGCCACTTCTACCTCCAGTCCTCCGAGCACGAGGTGGCCCGGGCGATCGCGGACGATCTCCGCGCCTTCGCCGCCGCCTCCCTGGTCGGCAGCGGCCGCTGA
- a CDS encoding non-ribosomal peptide synthetase, which produces MTDGTTGNDRLPLTFGQELIRSGHRQEGAYGHHPVIALRLTGTLDRTELTGALRLLAARHEPLRTTFTEAGGRPVQKVWPAGPLELESADLAALPAAERGRRLDARIAELAARPYDLASGPLLRSLLVRLGADEHVLVLNAHRIAVDVRSRALLVAELTELYAAAVSGRAARLPELPVRYAQYAAEQRARVTEAGLAAQLEHWRGHLAGLPALRLPTDRPRSRARSAPAARHEFRIPAEAAKGLTAAAEAHGGTLFAGLFAACQVLFSRHTGQEDLALGTLADGRPRPVLDGLVGAFDNPLLLRAHLRSEAPFTELLAQTCATLAEAAAHQDVPFEQVRTALGEGKDAGDTPDVQVMVVLRGAAGAAGPVQAPELAVQAFPAPGVPAEYDITVEFAETGTGELAGALEYDTALFDAVTVEVLARHLAVLLGAAAADPATAVDELPLADEEELRLLTTEWAVNRTEFPSESCVHELVAEQARLRPDAVAVSAGLETLTYAELDARANRLANLLVADGVRPGTFIAVCLPRGPELITALLGVLKAGCAYLPLNPDYPGDRLSFMLSDAEVPLCLTESWLTGKLPSDGTRMISLDEQYEAVAAQPAGAPDVRVTADDPAYIMYTSGSTGTPKGAVIGHRSVVRLFRNADWVSLGPDDVMAQGSDVTFDAATLEIWGPLLAGSRMVVIDKDTLLDPAELTAALRRGGVTTLFVTTAVFNQVVAADPYAFGALRHVLFGGEAANSVRVAEVLAAAPPQRLVNLYGPTETAVLGTWHLIREADENMPVPIGRAVANTTAYVLDEQLRPAPIGVAGELFIAGPGVAQGYLNRPELTADRFLDNPYGGAPDHRMYRTGDLVRWTSAGVIEYVGRADHQVKVRGYRIEPGEIELVLQQHPEVGVALVLALADGEHKRLVGYVTPAAAGHHPQPAELREFVSARLPVHMVPSALVCLEQFPLTPSGKVDRKALPAPEHATAPAGAREPRTGTERLLAQIWSDVLGIPAVGVTDNFYELGGDSILGIRVVARAKKAGLVISAKDVFRKQTIAELATTAVAAEAA; this is translated from the coding sequence ATGACCGACGGGACCACCGGGAACGACCGGCTGCCGCTCACCTTCGGGCAGGAGCTCATCCGGTCCGGACACCGGCAGGAGGGGGCGTACGGTCACCACCCGGTCATCGCGCTCCGGCTGACCGGCACCCTCGACCGGACCGAACTCACCGGGGCCCTGCGGCTCCTGGCGGCCCGGCACGAGCCGCTGCGCACCACGTTCACCGAGGCCGGCGGCCGGCCCGTGCAGAAGGTCTGGCCGGCCGGGCCGCTGGAGCTGGAGTCCGCCGACCTGGCGGCGCTGCCCGCAGCGGAGCGCGGCCGCCGGCTCGACGCCCGCATCGCGGAACTGGCCGCCAGGCCGTACGACCTCGCCTCCGGCCCGCTGCTGCGCTCCCTCCTGGTCCGCCTCGGCGCCGACGAGCACGTGCTGGTGCTGAACGCCCACCGCATCGCCGTGGACGTTCGCTCCCGGGCGCTCCTCGTCGCCGAGCTGACCGAGCTGTACGCGGCGGCCGTGTCCGGGAGGGCCGCCCGGCTGCCCGAACTCCCGGTCCGCTACGCCCAGTACGCGGCCGAGCAGCGCGCACGCGTCACCGAGGCCGGACTCGCCGCGCAGCTGGAGCACTGGCGCGGCCACCTCGCCGGCCTGCCCGCCCTGCGGCTGCCCACCGACCGGCCCCGGTCCCGGGCCCGCAGCGCGCCCGCCGCCCGCCACGAGTTCCGGATACCGGCCGAGGCCGCGAAAGGCCTCACCGCGGCGGCCGAGGCGCACGGCGGCACGCTGTTCGCCGGCCTCTTCGCCGCCTGCCAGGTGCTGTTCTCCCGGCACACCGGCCAGGAGGACCTGGCCCTGGGCACCCTGGCGGACGGCCGCCCCCGGCCGGTGCTCGACGGCCTGGTCGGGGCGTTCGACAACCCGCTCCTGCTGCGCGCCCACCTGCGCTCCGAGGCGCCGTTCACCGAGCTGCTGGCGCAGACCTGCGCCACCCTCGCCGAGGCCGCCGCCCACCAGGACGTGCCCTTCGAGCAGGTCCGCACCGCCCTGGGCGAGGGCAAGGACGCCGGCGACACCCCCGACGTACAGGTGATGGTGGTGCTGCGCGGCGCCGCCGGGGCGGCCGGGCCGGTGCAGGCGCCGGAACTCGCCGTACAGGCTTTCCCCGCGCCCGGCGTGCCCGCCGAGTACGACATCACCGTCGAGTTCGCCGAGACCGGCACGGGCGAGCTGGCCGGCGCGCTGGAGTACGACACCGCCCTCTTCGACGCGGTCACCGTCGAGGTGCTGGCCCGCCACCTGGCGGTGCTGCTCGGCGCCGCCGCGGCCGACCCGGCCACCGCCGTGGACGAGCTGCCGCTCGCCGACGAGGAGGAGCTGCGCCTCCTCACCACCGAATGGGCCGTCAACCGGACCGAGTTCCCCTCCGAAAGCTGCGTCCACGAGCTCGTCGCCGAACAGGCGCGCCTGCGCCCCGACGCCGTGGCCGTCAGCGCCGGCCTGGAGACGCTGACCTACGCCGAGCTGGACGCCCGCGCGAACCGGCTGGCCAACCTGCTCGTCGCCGACGGGGTCCGGCCCGGCACGTTCATCGCCGTCTGCCTGCCCCGCGGTCCCGAGCTCATCACCGCACTGCTCGGCGTCCTGAAGGCGGGCTGCGCCTACCTGCCGCTGAATCCCGACTACCCCGGGGACCGGCTGAGCTTCATGCTCTCCGACGCCGAAGTGCCGCTGTGCCTCACCGAGTCCTGGCTGACCGGCAAGCTGCCGTCCGACGGAACGCGGATGATCTCCCTGGACGAGCAGTACGAGGCCGTCGCCGCCCAGCCGGCCGGCGCCCCGGACGTCCGGGTCACCGCCGACGACCCCGCGTACATCATGTACACGTCGGGTTCCACCGGCACGCCCAAGGGCGCCGTCATCGGACACCGCTCCGTCGTCCGGCTGTTCCGCAACGCCGACTGGGTGTCGCTGGGCCCGGACGACGTCATGGCCCAGGGCTCGGACGTCACCTTCGACGCCGCCACCCTCGAGATCTGGGGCCCCCTGCTGGCGGGCAGCCGGATGGTCGTCATCGACAAGGACACGCTGCTGGACCCGGCGGAACTCACCGCCGCACTGCGCCGGGGCGGCGTCACGACCCTGTTCGTGACCACCGCCGTCTTCAACCAGGTCGTCGCCGCCGACCCGTACGCCTTCGGAGCCCTGCGCCACGTGCTCTTCGGCGGTGAGGCGGCCAACTCCGTCCGGGTGGCCGAGGTGCTGGCGGCCGCGCCGCCGCAGCGGCTCGTGAACCTCTACGGACCCACCGAGACCGCCGTCCTCGGCACCTGGCACCTCATCCGCGAGGCCGACGAGAACATGCCCGTCCCGATCGGCCGCGCCGTCGCGAACACCACCGCGTACGTGCTCGACGAGCAGCTGCGGCCGGCGCCGATCGGGGTGGCCGGCGAGCTGTTCATCGCCGGCCCGGGCGTCGCCCAGGGTTACCTCAACCGGCCTGAACTGACCGCGGACCGCTTCCTGGACAACCCGTACGGCGGGGCCCCGGACCACCGGATGTACCGGACCGGCGACCTGGTGCGCTGGACCAGCGCGGGCGTCATCGAGTACGTGGGCCGGGCCGACCACCAGGTCAAGGTCCGCGGCTACCGCATCGAGCCCGGCGAGATCGAACTCGTCCTGCAGCAGCACCCCGAGGTCGGGGTGGCGCTGGTGCTGGCCCTGGCCGACGGAGAGCACAAGCGCCTCGTCGGCTATGTGACGCCCGCCGCCGCGGGACACCACCCGCAGCCGGCAGAGCTGCGGGAGTTCGTCTCCGCCCGGCTGCCCGTCCACATGGTGCCGTCCGCCCTCGTGTGCCTGGAACAGTTCCCGCTCACCCCGAGCGGCAAGGTCGACCGCAAGGCCCTGCCCGCCCCGGAGCACGCGACCGCCCCCGCGGGCGCCCGGGAGCCCCGTACGGGCACCGAGCGGCTGCTCGCCCAGATCTGGTCCGACGTGCTCGGCATCCCGGCCGTCGGCGTCACCGACAACTTCTACGAGCTGGGCGGGGACTCCATCCTCGGCATCAGGGTGGTCGCCCGGGCGAAGAAGGCGGGGCTGGTGATCTCCGCCAAGGACGTGTTCCGCAAGCAGACGATCGCCGAACTCGCCACCACCGCGGTGGCGGCGGAAGCCGCCTGA
- a CDS encoding cytochrome P450: MSSTRSTPSPLDKWEMHPRHFWLRGIQPEAPIEYDPEVGMWHVYGYPETLEILSDPATYSSEVAARYVSPEQAEVAFDGNLTQADPPEHQKLRKLVGRTFTLKMVAELESRITALTHELLDEVEGDTFDLAEALAYPLPVIVICDMLGIPREDRELLKEWADQSLMASTQLTTHQGDKAQEESLDTQAEAAMAMGFYILDLVTQRRAEPQEDLLSRLVEAEVDGERLTDRQIVNFANLLISAGHITTTMLLGNTILCLDAFPDVDERVRKDRSLVPTLLEESLRYLSPLAAGYRVTTRDVEIAGVKVPEGDVLEVWFSAANRDARVFENPDVFDPARNPNPQIGFGRGIHFCLGAPLARLEGRIAMNILFDRFPKLRVDPDDKPTFLTSPEFTGVWKLPIRVN; the protein is encoded by the coding sequence ATGAGCAGCACGCGCAGCACGCCCAGCCCCCTCGACAAGTGGGAGATGCATCCACGGCATTTCTGGCTGCGCGGGATCCAGCCCGAGGCGCCGATCGAGTACGACCCCGAGGTCGGGATGTGGCACGTCTACGGGTACCCGGAGACGCTCGAGATCCTCAGCGATCCCGCGACGTACTCCTCCGAGGTGGCCGCGCGCTACGTCAGCCCCGAACAGGCCGAGGTCGCCTTCGACGGGAACCTGACCCAGGCGGACCCGCCGGAGCACCAGAAGCTGCGCAAGCTGGTGGGCCGCACCTTCACCCTGAAGATGGTGGCCGAGCTCGAATCGCGCATCACCGCGCTCACCCACGAGCTGCTCGACGAGGTCGAGGGCGACACCTTCGACCTCGCGGAGGCACTGGCCTACCCGCTGCCCGTGATCGTCATCTGCGACATGCTCGGCATCCCCCGCGAGGACCGCGAGCTCCTCAAGGAGTGGGCCGACCAGTCGCTCATGGCGAGCACCCAGCTCACCACGCACCAGGGCGACAAGGCGCAGGAGGAGTCCCTCGACACCCAGGCCGAAGCGGCCATGGCGATGGGCTTCTACATCCTCGACCTGGTCACCCAGCGCCGCGCCGAGCCGCAGGAGGACCTCCTGTCCCGGCTCGTCGAGGCGGAGGTCGACGGGGAGCGGCTCACCGACCGGCAGATCGTCAACTTCGCCAATCTGCTCATCTCGGCCGGCCACATCACCACCACCATGCTGCTGGGCAACACCATCCTGTGCCTGGACGCCTTCCCGGACGTCGACGAACGGGTGCGGAAGGACCGGTCGCTGGTGCCGACCCTGCTGGAGGAGTCGCTGCGCTACCTGAGCCCGCTCGCCGCGGGCTACCGGGTCACCACGCGCGACGTGGAGATCGCCGGGGTCAAGGTGCCCGAGGGCGACGTGCTGGAGGTCTGGTTCTCGGCCGCCAACCGGGACGCCCGGGTGTTCGAGAACCCGGACGTCTTCGACCCGGCCCGCAATCCCAACCCGCAGATCGGCTTCGGCCGGGGCATCCACTTCTGCCTCGGCGCACCGCTCGCGCGGCTGGAGGGCCGGATCGCGATGAACATCCTGTTCGACCGCTTCCCGAAGCTGCGGGTGGACCCGGACGACAAGCCGACCTTCCTCACGTCCCCGGAGTTCACCGGGGTCTGGAAGCTGCCGATCCGGGTGAACTAG
- a CDS encoding cytochrome P450, whose amino-acid sequence MTAPTLPAADSADLAALADPAAYDLTDPQTFEDNDPHQLWRPFRAHNPVFWHAARDGKPGFWVLTKYDDIMTAYRDNKRYTSEQGNVLSTLLLGEDSAAGKMLAVTDGPRHREIRNLMMKSFSPRVLAPVVENVQKLTDRLVSEAVEQGEVDFVAAVADRIPIHSIGDLMGIPAEDREQLVDWNAQTLSRYSADDGEEVSLMARNEIVLYISGLMAERRRNPGEDVLSTLATATIDGEPLSEEEIIYNAYSLILGGDESSRATASGIVHAFSQYEDQWRRLKNAEVTLESATEEVMRWTTPTMHFGRHALVDIPIRDHVVKAGEIVTLWNSSANFDEDAFTDPYTFDLARTPNKHVSFGHGPHFCLGAYLGRVHMISMLESLRTRVADIELLAPPTRLFSNFANGHATLKVRLTGERPA is encoded by the coding sequence ATGACTGCCCCCACCCTGCCGGCGGCCGACTCGGCCGATCTGGCGGCCCTGGCCGATCCGGCCGCCTACGACCTCACCGACCCGCAGACCTTCGAGGACAACGACCCGCATCAGCTGTGGCGGCCCTTCCGCGCGCACAACCCGGTCTTCTGGCACGCGGCCCGGGACGGCAAGCCCGGATTCTGGGTCCTCACCAAGTACGACGACATCATGACCGCCTACCGCGACAACAAGCGGTACACCTCCGAGCAGGGCAACGTGCTCAGCACCCTGCTGCTCGGCGAGGACTCCGCCGCGGGCAAGATGCTCGCCGTCACCGACGGCCCGCGCCACCGCGAGATCCGCAACCTGATGATGAAGTCCTTCTCGCCGCGCGTCCTGGCCCCGGTCGTGGAGAACGTCCAGAAGCTCACCGACCGCCTCGTCTCCGAGGCCGTCGAGCAGGGTGAGGTGGACTTCGTCGCCGCCGTCGCCGACCGGATCCCCATCCACAGCATCGGCGACCTCATGGGCATCCCCGCCGAGGACCGCGAGCAGCTCGTGGACTGGAACGCCCAGACCCTGTCGCGGTACAGCGCCGACGACGGCGAAGAGGTCTCGCTGATGGCGCGCAACGAGATCGTGCTCTACATCTCCGGCCTGATGGCCGAGCGCCGCCGCAACCCCGGCGAGGACGTCCTCAGCACGCTGGCCACCGCCACGATCGACGGCGAGCCGCTCAGCGAGGAGGAGATCATCTACAACGCGTACAGCCTGATCCTGGGCGGCGACGAGTCGAGCCGGGCCACCGCCTCCGGCATCGTGCACGCCTTCAGCCAGTACGAGGACCAGTGGCGCCGGCTGAAGAACGCGGAGGTCACGCTGGAGAGCGCCACCGAGGAGGTCATGCGCTGGACCACACCGACCATGCACTTCGGCCGGCACGCCCTGGTGGACATCCCGATCCGCGACCACGTCGTGAAGGCCGGTGAGATCGTCACCCTGTGGAACAGCTCGGCCAACTTCGACGAGGACGCGTTCACCGACCCCTACACCTTCGACCTGGCGCGCACGCCCAACAAGCACGTCAGCTTCGGCCACGGACCGCACTTCTGCCTCGGCGCCTACCTGGGCCGTGTCCACATGATCTCCATGCTGGAGTCGCTGCGGACGCGGGTGGCCGACATCGAGCTGCTCGCCCCGCCCACCCGGCTCTTCTCCAACTTCGCCAACGGCCACGCCACCTTGAAGGTCCGCCTGACCGGCGAACGCCCGGCCTGA
- a CDS encoding alpha-hydroxy-acid oxidizing protein, with protein sequence MTNTPTAAPAPPAGRATGSTGPANRPVDPSRWIRTHHARESATARLVCFPHAGGAANAFMALSAALPEDIELLAVQYPGRQDRRAEPCAEDIGELAAGVAEALAARSDLPLFLLGHSMGALVAFETARLLEERGAVARLFVSAARPPAQDWEEPDLTGVGDEELVAGLRRLGGIPEPLLRDPEIVGEVLRLLRADHRALMRYRCADGAAVAAPLTVLLAASDPKNSLEQMADWARHGGSGHTVVTLSGGHFSLVERPGETGPLLTHCVREDLARLSAAPPSAQPQASAPTEEPLADLVREILLGGLEGRTPALPTDPTALEAAARAVMSPEGYAYVAGTAGSGATGRANRAAFDRRQLVPRTLRGTRRTDTSVTLFGQRLPVPVLLAPLAAQQVAHPEGESATARAAAAAGVPLVLSTFASRTLEEVAEQAGDHPRWFQLYLPSDRAVGESLVRRAEAAGYTAIVVTVDATHLGFRPAELDSGYSPFLHGTGIANFTGDPAFLAGLPAGADATAAVLRWAQISTDPTLTWADLAWLRGLTRLPLLVKGVLHPDDARLALEHGADGVVVSTHGGRQLDGSVSALDALPAVRAAVGPDVPVLMDSGVRTGSDVVKALALGADAVLYGRPYVYGLGLGGRDGVEHVLRCLLTDLGLALALTGCASLADVGPHLLAGTTSDTSGSHGPAENGDRR encoded by the coding sequence ATGACCAACACCCCGACGGCCGCGCCGGCTCCGCCGGCCGGCCGTGCCACCGGGTCGACCGGGCCCGCGAACAGGCCCGTCGACCCCTCCCGGTGGATCCGTACCCACCACGCCCGGGAGTCCGCGACCGCCCGCCTCGTGTGCTTCCCGCACGCCGGCGGGGCCGCGAACGCCTTCATGGCGCTCTCGGCCGCGCTGCCCGAGGACATCGAGCTGCTCGCCGTCCAGTACCCCGGCCGCCAGGACCGGCGCGCCGAACCCTGCGCCGAGGACATCGGCGAGCTCGCCGCGGGCGTGGCCGAGGCCCTCGCCGCCCGCTCCGACCTGCCGCTGTTCCTCCTCGGTCACAGCATGGGGGCCCTCGTGGCCTTCGAGACGGCCCGGCTTCTGGAGGAACGCGGCGCCGTGGCCCGGCTGTTCGTCTCGGCGGCCCGGCCCCCGGCGCAGGACTGGGAGGAGCCCGACCTGACCGGCGTCGGCGACGAGGAGCTGGTCGCCGGGCTGCGGCGGCTCGGCGGCATCCCCGAACCGCTGCTGCGGGACCCGGAGATCGTCGGCGAGGTGCTGCGCCTGCTGCGCGCCGACCACCGGGCACTGATGCGCTACCGCTGCGCCGACGGGGCAGCGGTGGCGGCCCCCCTCACCGTGCTCCTGGCGGCGTCCGACCCGAAGAACTCCCTGGAGCAGATGGCCGACTGGGCCCGGCACGGCGGCAGCGGGCACACGGTCGTGACGCTGTCCGGCGGGCACTTCTCGCTCGTCGAACGGCCCGGGGAGACCGGGCCGCTGCTCACCCACTGCGTCCGCGAGGACCTGGCGCGGCTCTCCGCGGCGCCCCCTTCCGCGCAGCCGCAGGCGTCCGCCCCGACCGAGGAGCCCCTCGCCGACCTCGTACGGGAGATCCTGCTGGGCGGCCTCGAAGGCCGCACCCCGGCGCTGCCCACCGACCCGACCGCGCTGGAGGCCGCCGCCCGCGCGGTGATGTCCCCCGAGGGCTACGCGTACGTGGCGGGCACCGCCGGCTCCGGCGCGACCGGCCGGGCCAACCGCGCGGCCTTCGACCGCCGGCAGCTGGTGCCGCGGACGCTGCGCGGCACGCGCCGGACCGACACCTCGGTGACGCTGTTCGGGCAGCGGCTGCCCGTGCCGGTGCTGCTCGCGCCGCTGGCCGCGCAGCAAGTGGCCCATCCCGAGGGCGAGTCGGCCACGGCGCGGGCGGCCGCGGCGGCCGGAGTGCCGCTGGTGCTGTCGACCTTCGCCTCCCGCACCCTGGAGGAGGTCGCCGAGCAGGCGGGTGACCACCCGCGCTGGTTCCAGCTGTACCTGCCCTCGGACCGGGCGGTGGGCGAGTCACTGGTGCGGCGCGCCGAGGCCGCCGGCTACACGGCGATCGTGGTCACCGTCGACGCCACCCACCTCGGCTTCCGTCCGGCAGAACTCGACAGCGGCTACTCGCCGTTCCTGCACGGGACCGGCATCGCCAACTTCACGGGCGATCCCGCGTTCCTGGCCGGGCTGCCGGCCGGGGCGGACGCCACCGCGGCCGTGCTGCGCTGGGCGCAGATCTCCACCGACCCCACCCTCACCTGGGCGGACCTGGCCTGGCTGCGCGGGCTGACCCGGCTACCGCTGCTCGTCAAGGGCGTCCTGCATCCGGACGACGCCCGGCTGGCGCTGGAGCACGGCGCGGACGGCGTGGTCGTCTCCACGCACGGCGGCCGCCAGCTCGACGGCAGCGTGTCCGCCCTGGACGCGCTGCCCGCGGTGCGCGCGGCCGTCGGCCCGGACGTACCGGTGCTGATGGACTCCGGGGTCCGGACCGGCAGCGACGTGGTCAAGGCCCTGGCCCTGGGCGCGGACGCAGTCCTCTACGGCAGGCCGTACGTGTACGGGCTCGGGCTCGGCGGCCGGGACGGCGTCGAGCACGTCCTGCGCTGCCTGCTGACCGACCTCGGCCTGGCGCTGGCACTCACCGGCTGCGCCTCCCTCGCGGACGTCGGGCCGCACCTGCTCGCGGGCACCACCTCGGACACCTCCGGGTCCCACGGGCCCGCGGAGAACGGAGATCGGCGATGA
- a CDS encoding NAD(P)/FAD-dependent oxidoreductase, with protein sequence MTHYDVIVVGARCAGAPAAMLLARAGYRVLMVERGTFPKDTLSTLYIHQPGVASLARWGLLPAVAATGAPALDHVRYTHGDIRLDGCSWAADGQRAAYAPRRYLLDPILAQGAVDAGVEFRENCSVSDLVFDGDRVVGVRLGSTGTVERATLVVGADGMRSTVAAKAGAPLVVEDPTSTCAYYSYWSGLQPGFRLYDTPGHWVGTVPTNDGATLVAGYLPQDQFHSVRGDALNALLANVEKTAPELREEMAGGARLERVYGTGDQRNFFRQAAGPGWVLVGDAAHHKDSITARGITDGFYQAQLLADCIGDGLHDPDRLRTALDTYAGQRMEALTPEYRATLKTARLDPPAHHVDLLRAIATSRELTDRYFSTLSGVCPLDEFVTPELLDLMEEMDMEGMKG encoded by the coding sequence TTGACCCACTACGACGTGATTGTGGTCGGCGCCCGGTGCGCCGGGGCTCCGGCCGCGATGCTGCTCGCGCGCGCCGGCTACCGGGTGCTCATGGTCGAGCGCGGCACCTTCCCCAAGGACACCCTCTCCACGCTCTACATCCATCAGCCCGGCGTCGCCTCCCTCGCCCGGTGGGGCCTGCTCCCCGCGGTGGCGGCCACCGGCGCCCCCGCCCTCGACCACGTCCGCTACACCCACGGCGACATCCGGCTCGACGGCTGCTCCTGGGCCGCCGACGGGCAGCGTGCCGCCTACGCGCCCCGCCGCTACCTGCTCGACCCGATCCTCGCGCAGGGCGCAGTCGACGCGGGCGTCGAATTCCGCGAGAACTGCTCCGTGAGCGACCTCGTCTTCGACGGCGACCGCGTCGTCGGCGTCCGGCTCGGCTCCACCGGTACCGTCGAGCGGGCCACGCTCGTCGTCGGCGCCGACGGCATGCGCTCCACCGTCGCGGCGAAGGCCGGCGCCCCGCTCGTCGTCGAGGACCCCACCTCGACGTGCGCCTACTACTCCTACTGGTCCGGCCTCCAGCCCGGATTCAGGCTGTACGACACCCCCGGGCACTGGGTCGGCACCGTGCCGACCAACGACGGGGCGACGCTCGTCGCCGGCTACCTCCCCCAGGACCAGTTCCACAGCGTGCGCGGCGACGCCCTGAACGCCCTGCTCGCCAACGTGGAGAAGACCGCCCCCGAACTGCGGGAGGAAATGGCGGGCGGCGCCCGCCTGGAGCGCGTCTACGGCACCGGCGACCAGCGCAACTTCTTCCGGCAGGCCGCCGGGCCCGGCTGGGTGCTCGTCGGCGACGCCGCCCACCACAAGGACTCGATCACCGCGCGCGGGATCACCGACGGCTTCTACCAGGCCCAGCTGCTCGCGGACTGCATCGGCGATGGCCTCCACGACCCCGACCGGCTGCGGACGGCCCTCGACACCTACGCCGGACAGCGGATGGAGGCCCTCACGCCCGAATACCGCGCCACCCTCAAGACGGCCCGGCTGGACCCGCCCGCCCACCACGTGGACCTGCTGCGCGCCATCGCCACCAGCCGCGAACTGACGGACCGGTACTTCTCCACGCTGTCCGGTGTCTGCCCGCTCGACGAATTCGTCACCCCCGAACTGCTCGACCTGATGGAAGAGATGGACATGGAAGGAATGAAGGGATGA
- a CDS encoding cytochrome P450, protein MTGTSAGADAKEAAAFVDRMGINPEFFWLRGHTPEHPVEVNDYGIVNVYGYKEVLEVVGNPGTFSSDVAELIAGDVEIDPEFSDGTLLQSDPPDHTKLRKIISKAFTRGMVAALEPRMVEITHELLDAVDGQDSIEMVDDLAYPMPIIVISELLGVPQSDRDLFKTWVDRMAHSAVALTSGDRDLDEDVDAQAAMRVVPEMFQYLREHAAERRLKPREDLLTKLVEAEVDGERLSDNAVVNFANELLVVGHATTSALLGNTLLCLDAYPEHLAAVRGNPDLTPGLIEESLRYLSPIATAYKACVAEGELAGVKVHPGQLVAISLSAANRDERQFTRPHLFDPYRDPNPHIGFGRGIHFCLGAPLARMEGRIATDILLDRFPKMRTDPDNPPTFLPLPHVISTSELPLLVR, encoded by the coding sequence ATGACCGGGACATCCGCCGGCGCGGACGCGAAGGAAGCGGCGGCCTTCGTCGACCGCATGGGCATCAATCCGGAGTTCTTCTGGCTGCGCGGCCACACGCCCGAGCACCCGGTCGAGGTCAACGACTACGGCATCGTCAACGTGTACGGGTACAAGGAGGTGCTGGAGGTCGTCGGCAATCCGGGGACGTTCTCCAGCGACGTCGCCGAACTGATCGCGGGCGACGTGGAGATCGACCCCGAGTTCAGCGACGGCACCCTGCTCCAGTCCGACCCGCCGGACCACACCAAGCTGCGCAAGATCATCAGCAAGGCGTTCACCCGCGGGATGGTCGCGGCCCTGGAGCCGCGCATGGTCGAGATCACCCACGAACTGCTCGACGCGGTGGACGGCCAGGACAGCATCGAGATGGTCGACGACCTCGCCTACCCGATGCCGATCATCGTCATCTCCGAGCTGCTCGGCGTACCGCAGAGCGACCGCGACCTGTTCAAGACGTGGGTCGACCGGATGGCCCACAGCGCGGTCGCCCTCACCTCCGGCGACCGGGACCTGGACGAGGACGTCGACGCCCAGGCCGCCATGCGCGTGGTCCCGGAGATGTTCCAGTACCTCCGGGAGCACGCCGCCGAGCGCCGGCTCAAGCCGCGCGAGGACCTGCTGACCAAACTGGTCGAGGCGGAGGTCGACGGGGAGCGGCTCAGCGACAACGCGGTGGTGAACTTCGCCAACGAGCTGCTCGTCGTCGGCCACGCCACCACCAGCGCGCTGCTCGGCAACACCCTGCTGTGCCTGGACGCCTACCCGGAGCACCTGGCCGCCGTCCGCGGGAACCCGGACCTCACGCCCGGTCTGATCGAGGAGTCGCTGCGCTACCTGAGCCCGATCGCGACGGCCTACAAGGCCTGCGTCGCCGAGGGCGAGCTCGCCGGCGTCAAGGTGCACCCGGGGCAGCTGGTCGCCATCTCGCTGTCGGCGGCCAACCGGGACGAGCGCCAGTTCACCCGCCCGCACCTGTTCGACCCGTACCGCGACCCCAATCCGCACATCGGCTTCGGCCGGGGCATCCACTTCTGCCTCGGCGCCCCGCTGGCCCGGATGGAGGGCCGGATCGCGACGGACATCCTGCTGGACCGCTTCCCGAAGATGCGGACGGACCCGGACAACCCGCCGACCTTCCTGCCGCTGCCCCACGTCATCTCGACCTCGGAGCTTCCGCTCCTCGTCCGATGA